In Nocardioides nitrophenolicus, the genomic window GCGAGATCGACGCCGCCGAGGCTGCCGCGGGTGCGGACCTCGTAGCGGACGGTGCGGCGCACCGGGACCCGGTGCTTGACCCGGCCGACCGGGAGACCGGCGGCGGTGTCGGCGTACCCGGTGGCGCCGACGACCACGGTGACGTCGAGCCGGTGGCCGACGTCCTCGGGCGCGATCTCGTGCCTGCGCCCCACCGCCCCGGGGATCGGGACGCCGTCACGCAGCCACTGGTAGCCGACCCGCTCGGGGGCCGGTGACCAGGCGCCCGGGTCGGCCACCAGGGTGCGGCCGAACCTGCGCGCGCCGTCGTACGACGCCGGCTGGACCTGCACCAGCGGCGGCGGGTCGTCGGCGACCGCGGGCGCGGCGGGGATCGCCAGCGCGGCGGAGAGGGCGAGGGCCAGGCCGAGCAGGACGCGGGTCACGCTCATCGAGCCTAGGCGTTCAGGCCCAGAGCTGGCCCTCGAGGCGGTCCTCGGCCTCGTCGACGGTGCCCTCGTAGGCGCCGGTGGAGAGGTACTTCCAGCCGCCGTCGGCCACCACGAACGCGATGTCGGCGGACTCCCCCGCCTTGACCGCCTTCGCGGCCTGGCCGAGCGCGGCGTGCAGGATCGCGCCGGTGGAGATGCCGGCGAAGATGCCCTCCATCTCGAGCAGCTCACGGACCCGGCGGACGGCGTCGCGGGGGCCGACCGAGAAGCGGCTGTCGATCAGCTCGGCGTCGTAGAGCTCGGGCACGAAGCCCTCGTCGAGGTTGCGCAGGCCGTAGACCAGCTCGCCGTAGCGCGGCTCGGCGGCGACGATCCGCACCTCGGGCCTGGCCCGGCGGAAGAAGCGCGAGACACCCATCAGGGTGCCGGTGGTGCCGAGGCCCGCGACGAAGTGGGTGATCGACGGCAGGTCGGCGAGCAGCTCGGGACCGGTGCCCTCCTCGTGGGCGAGCGCGTTGGCGGCGTTGCCGTACTGGTAGAGCATCACCCAGTCGGGGTGCTCGGCCGCCATCTGCTTGGCCACCCGCACCGCCTCGTTGGACCCGCCCGCGGCGGGCGAGGACACGATCTCGGCGCCCCACATCCGCAGCAGCTGGCGCCGCTCCTCCGAGGTGTTCTCCGGCATCACGAAGACGGTGCGGTAGCCCTTGAGCTTGGCCGCCATCGCGATCGAGATGCCGGTGTTGCCGGATGTCGGCTCGAGGATGGTGCAGCCGGGACGCAGCGTCCCGTCCTTCTCGGCCTCCTCGATCATCTTCAGGGCCGGACGGTCCTTGATCGAGCCGGTGGGGTTGCGGTCCTCGAGCTTGGCCCAGATCCGCACCCGCGGACCGTCGGGTGTGCCGGGCGCGTTGAACGGCGCCGACAGTCGCGGCAGACCCACCAGCGGCGTGTTGCCGACGGAGGTCAGCAGGCTGTCGTAGCGCACCATCGTCGCCGGCGTACGTCAGCGAGCGCCGCCGGCGACCGCCGGCAGGATGACGACCTGATCGCCGTCGGAGAGCGCGGCGTCGAGGCTGCCGATGAACCGGACGTCCTCGTCGTTGATGTAGATGTTGACGAACCGGCGCAGGTCCTCGCCCTCGATCAGGCGGTCCTTGATGCCGGGGTGGTTGGCCTCGAGGGAGTCGATCAGCGCGCTCAGCGTCGCTCCGTCGGCGTTGACCGCCTTCTCGCCACCGGTGTAGGTGCGCAGGATGGTCGGGATCCGGACCTCGATGGCCATGTCAGCTGGTCTCCTCTGCTGCTTCGTTGGCGCCGGCGACCACGACCTCTTCCTCGGTCACGACGCCGTCGACGATTCTGTACGACCTGAACTCCACCGGGCCGGGGTTATTCCCGTGCTCCCGCGTGCTCACCAGCACGTAGTGCGCGCCCGGCTCGCCGGCCAGGTTGATGTCGGTCACGCTCGGGTACGCCTCGGTCGCGGAGTGCGAGTGGTAGATCACCACCGGCTCCTCGTCGCGCTCGTCCATCTCCTTGTAGAGCTGGAAGAGGTCCGTCGAGTCGTACTCGTAGAACGTGGGACTGCCCGCCGCGTTGACCATCTCGATCAGCCGCGCCGGCCGATCGCTCCCGATCGGGCCCGCGACCATGCCGCACGCCTCGACGGGGTGGTCCCGCTTGGCGTGCCCCACGATGGCGTCGTACGTCGCCTGGTCGATCCGCAGCACGCGGTCAAGGGTATGGGCTCCACCGTGGTGGGTCGGAATCGGGCCGGGTGGCGGGACGCAGTCGCTGTAACACGCTGTTCGCTGGTGTGGGGGACGCGGGCGTGCTGTAACACGCAGTTCGCTGGCGTGGGGGACGCGGGCGTGCTGTAACACGCAGTTCGCTGCTCCTACCCACCCGTGCCGCATGTACCAGACCCCCACGGACGGGGTTTCGCGACGTCTCGGGTCCGGTAGGCCAGCGGACTGCGTGTTACAGCGGCCGGAGCGCCACCCACCACGACTCCCGAGCAGGCTCACCCAGCAGACGTGACCGACTTGGCCCGGATCCGCTCGGCGGTGGGCCAGCGCACGTCGCGCACCCACCCGAGCTTCTCCAGCACCCAGATCACCCGCGCCGAGGTGTCGAGCTGGAACCTCTTCACGCCGTGCCGCGCCGACGTCGGGTCGGCGTGGTGGAGGTTGTGCCACGACTCGCCGCCCGACGGGATCGCGAGCCACCAGACGTTGCCGGAGAAGTCGCGGGAGGCGAAGGGGCGCTCGCCGAGGGTGTGGCAGATCGAGTTGATCGACCAGGTGACGTGGTGGATCAGCCCGATGCGTACGACGGTCCCCCAGAAGAACGCGGTCAGCGCGCCCTGCCAGGACCAGGTGAGCAGCCCTCCGAGGACGGGCGGGAGGAGGATCGAGGTGAGCACCCACAGCCAGAACAGCCGGGAGATCCGGATCAGGTCGCGGTCCTTGGCGAGGTCGGGCGCGTACTTGTCGATCGGGGTCTGCTCGGGGTCGAACAGCCAGCCGACGTGCGCCCACACGAAGCCCTTGGTGAGCCCGCGCAGGCTGTTGCCGTAGCGCCATGGCGAGTGGGGGTCGCCGTCCTTGTCGGAGTACTTGTGGTGCTTGCGGTGGTCGGCGACCCAGCGGATCACCGGGCCCTCGATCGCCATCGAGCCGAGGACCGCAAGGGTGACCTTCACGGCCCGGTTGGGCTTGAACGACTTGTGGGTGAAGAGCCGGTGGAAGCCGACGGTGATGCCGTGCAGCGTCAGGGCGTACATCACGAAGGTGATCGCGACGTCGCTCCAGCCGAGCCAGCCGCCCCACGCGACGGGGATGGCGGCCAGGAAGGCGACGAAGGGTACGGCGATGAACAGGCCGAGGGCGAACCGTTCCCAGAAGCCCTGGGTGTCGCCACCCATGGTGGCCCTGGGGGTCGGCGGCTGCGGACGCTCGTCGATCGCGGTCACGCGGACCAGCCTAAGCGGTGACCCGGTACCTGCGCTCGGGCCGTCCGGTGCCGCCGTACCGGAGCCGGACCTCGGCGGCGCCGGTGTCGACGAAGTGCTCGAGATAGCGGCGAGCGGTCACCCGCGAGAGCCCCACCGCGTCGGCGGTCTCCGAGGCCGAGATCTCGCCGGCCGCGCGGGCCGCCTCGAGCACCAGGTCCGCCGTCTCGGCGCTGAGCCCCTTCGGCAGCCCCTGTGGTACGACGGCCGCCCGCCCCGCCCCGAACGCACGGTCGATCGTGGCCTGGTCGACCTCCTCCTCGCGCTCACCACCGTCGGGCAGGGTGGCGAGCGTGGTCGCGACCCGGCGCAGGCGGTCGGCGAGGTCGGCGTACTCGAAGGGCTTGACCAGGTACTGGAGCGCACCGCCGTGGAGCGCGGCGCGCACGGCGGCGGCGCCGCGCTCGGCGGTGACCATCACGACCGCGACGTCGCGGCCCTGCTCGCGGGACTGGACGCGCAGCCGCTCGAGGACCTCGAGGCCGGAGAGGTCGGGCAGGTGGACGTCGAGGAGGACCAGGTCGGGCAGCAGGGCGGCGGCGAGCTCGAGCGCCTCGGCGCCGGTGCGGGCGGTGCCGGCCACCTCGAAGCCGTCGGTCTGCTCGACGAAGCGGCCGTGGATGCGCGCGACCATGAAGTCGTCGTCGACGACGAGGACCCGCAGCGTCCGGCTCACGGTCGCCCATCCTGGCCGACGGCGCCGCTGATGGGGAGAACCACGCGGAACTCGGCGCCGCTCCCGTCGGCGAGGCCGGCGTCGTCGACGACCACCTCGCCGCCGCGCTGGGCGCAGATCAGGCGCACGAGCGGCAGCCCGATCCCGCGCCCGCCCAGCACCTCCTCCTTCGTGGAGAAGCCGCGCACGAAGATCGCGTCGCGCAGTTCGTCGGGGATGCCGGGGCCGTGGTCGCGCACCCGGAGGTGGACGGTCCGGTCGTCGGCGTGGATCCACACCTCGACCAGCGGGTCGGGGCGGCCGGCGCAGGCGTCGACCGCGTTGTCGACCAGGTTGCCGAGGACCGTCGTGAGGTCGGCGCTCTCGTCGGGGTCGAGCGCGGGCAGGCGGGAGCCGGGGTCCAGCTCGAGCGCCACGCCCCGCTCCTCGGCGACGGCGTGCTTGGCCACGACCAGGGCCGCGACGGCGGGGTCGGCGAGGCGCTCGGCGACCCGCTCCCCCACCTCGGCCCGGTGCCGGGTGAGGGTGCCGACCAGGGCCGCCACCTCGTCGTACTCCCCGAGCTGGACCAGCCCGGAGATGGTGTGCAGCCGGTTGTCGAACTCGTGGGTCTGCGCGCGCAGGGTGTCGGTGATGGAGAGGTTGGAGCTGAGCTGGCTCTGCAGCGAGACCAGCTCGGTGCGGTCGCGCAGGGTGGTGACGGTGCCGATGCCACGGCCGCCGGACGACGCGTCGCCGCGGTTGAAGACCACGACCCGGGAGCCGACGAGGGCCAGCGCGTCGCGGACCTCGGCGCCCTCGCCGGTCAGCAGCGCCACGACATGGGGGTCGAGGCCCAGCTCGTCGACCCGCCGCCCCACCGGGTCCGGACCGCGCTCCAGCCCGAGCGTGGCCCGGGCGGCGTCGTTCATCGCCGTCACCCGGCCGTCGGTGCCGACGCCGACCACGCCCTCCCGGATGGCGTGCAGCAGCGCCTCGCGGTGGTCGGCGAGGTGGGCCAGCTCGGTCGTGCCGAGGCCGCGCGTCGACCGGCGGACGACGCGCGCCACGAGCCAGGTGCCGACCAGGCCGAGCAGCGCGCCCAGGCCCAGGAAGAGACCCAGCTCGGGCACCGCCTCGGCGAGCTGGTCGCCCAGTGACGGGTACGCCGCCTCCGCCACGATCGCGCCGACCGCGCCGTTGTCACCGGGCAGGTCCGCGATGACCGGCGCGTACGCCGCCACCCGGCGCTCGCCCCCGGCCTCCACGTCGACCGTCCCGCCCCGCCCGGCCGCCACGTCGATCCCGGCCCGCTTCCCCACCCGGCTGGCGTCGGTGGCGGCGAGGACGATGCCGTCGGGCCCCACCACGAGCACGTCGGTCGCGCCGGAGAGGCGCACCCCGCGCTCGGCGTACGACGTGAGGTCGGCCGTCACCTGCCACAGCTCGGTCCCGTCCCGCACCCCCTCGAGCGCGGTCCGGACGAAGTCCTGCACGGCGACGTACTCCGCCACCGACCGCATCTGCGCGCCCCGCTCGTCGGCGAAGTCGGCGTTGGACTGGCGGATGCTGAGCACCCCGACGGCCACCAGCAGCACGACGATGACCAGGAGCTGGAGGAGCAGCACCTTCGCGGCGAGGGTCAGCTCCCCGCGACGCCACCGCAGCGGGTTCACCGGCGTGACCACAACGACCACAACCTCCTTTGCGTCCGCAAGCGTGACGGCCGCCACAGGCCACGGACATGCTGACACGGATCGTCCGTGACGACGGTCACCACCCAACCCGGAGGTACCCCATGCATCGCCCAGGACGTGCCCTGACGGCACTCCTCGTCGCGCTGGCGCTCGCGGTCGTCGCGAGCGGCTGCGGCGTCACCCGCGGCTCGGACGACCCGAGCAACCGGCGGCTGCGGATGATGATCCCCAACAGCGTCGGCGGCGGCTACGACCTCACCGGCCGCGCCGCGGCGCGCGCCATGGAGGACAACGACCTCACCGGCCGCTTCGAGATCACCAACGTGCAGGGCGCCAGCGGCACCGTCGCGATGCAGCGGCTGGTCAACGAGAAGGGCGCCGACGACCTCATGATGATCATGGGACTCGGCGTGGTCGGCGCGGTCTACACCAACAAGTCCAGCGCCACCCCGCTGAAGATGACGCCGATCGCGCGCCTGGTCGAGGAGCAGGAGGGCATCCTGGTGCCCGCCGACTCGCCGTTCGAGACGGTCGACGACCTGGTCGCCGCCTGGAAGAAGGACCCGGGCGGCCTCACCGTGGGCGGCGGCTCCAGCAACGGCGGGCCCGACCACCTGTTCCCGATGCAGCTGGCCGCGGCGATCGGGGTCGACCCGAAGCAGGTCAACTACATCCCCTACGACGGCGGCGGCCCCCTCACGACCGCGCTCCTCGGCGCCAAGATCGACGTCGGCATGTCCGGCCTGGGCGAGTTCGAGGGCCAGATCGCCGACGGCAAGCTGCGCGTGCTCGCCGTCTCCGGCGCCGAGCGCCTCGACGGGATCGACGCGCCGACCCTCACCGAGGTGGGCGTCGACCTGGTCTTCACCAACTGGCGCGGGGTGCTCGCGCCGCCCGGCATCTCCGCGGAGCAGCGGGCCTACCTGACCGAGCTGCTGACCGAGATGCACGACACCGCCGAGTGGAAGGACGCGCTCGAGGCCAACGGCTGGACCGACAACTTCGCCACCGGCAAGGAGTTCGAGGACTTCCTCGCCGAGCAGGACGACCGCGTCGCCGACACCCTGAAGGAGCTGGGACTCGCATGAGCGCGACCACCAACCAACCCACCCGCCTGGTCGACAAGGCACAGTACGGCCTGGCCGCCTTCCTCGTCCTTGCCGGCGGCTACGTCCTCCTCGACGCCGCCGGCCTCGAGAACGGCTTCGCCGACCAGCCGGTCCAGCCCCACACGCTGCCGTACGTCGTCGGCGCGGGCCTGGTGCTCCTCGGCATCCTGCTCGCCGTCGCCACCGCGCGCGGGGACCGGCCCGAGGCGGAGGAGGGCGAGGACGTCGACCTGACCCAGGGCACCGACGTCCGCACGGTCGGGCTGCTCGCCCTCGTCCTCGTCGCCAACATCGCCCTGATCGACCTGCTCGGCTGGGCGATCACCGGGGCGCTGCTGTTCGCCGGCTCGGCCGTCGTCCTCGGCAGCCGCAGCTGGGTGCGCGACCTGGCCGTCGGCGTCGCCCTGTCGGTCGGCAGCTGGTACGGCTTCTACGTCGGCCTCGGGATCCCGATCCCCGCCGGCATCCTGGACGGAGTGCTCTGATGGACCTGCTGCTCGACGGCTTCCAGACCGCCCTCACCCCGGAGAACCTGCTCTTCGCCGCCCTCGGCGTGCTGCTCGGCACCGCCGTCGGCGTACTGCCCGGCATCGGCCCCGCGATGACCCTGGCCCTGCTGTTGCCGGTGACCTACAGCGTCGGCGCGGACAGCGCGATCATCATGTTCGCCGGCATCTACTACGGCGGCATGTACGGCGGCTCGACCACCTCGATCCTGCTCAACACCCCCGGCGAGTCCTCGTCGGTGATCACCGCCATCGAGGGCAACAAGATGGCCAAGGCGGGACGAGCGGCCCAGGCCCTCGCCACCGCCGCGATCGGCTCGTTCGTGGCGGGCAGCATCGCGACCGTGCTGCTGTGGGTCGTCACCCCGCAGGTCGCCGACATCGTCGTCACGCTCGGCTCGCCGTCGTACTTCGCGCTGATGGTGCTGGCGCTGTTCGCCGTCACCGCGGTGCTCGGCTCGTCCAAGCTGCGCGGCTTCATCGCGCTCTTCCTCGGCCTGGCGATCGGCCTGGTCGGCACCAGCACCGGCCAGGCCCGGCTGACCTTCGGCGAGCCGCTGCTCGCCGACGGCATCGACATCGTCGTGGTCGCGGTCGCGCTGTTCGCGGTCGGCGAGGCACTGTGGGTCGCCGCGCACCTGCGCCGCAAGCCGCTGGAGATCATCCCCGTCGGCCAGCCCTGGATGAGCCGCGAGGACTGGGGCCGCTCCTGGAAGCCCTGGCTGCGCGGCACGGCGTTCGGCTTCCCGTTCGGGGCGCTGCCGGCCGGTGGTGCGGAGCTGCCGACCTTCTTGTCGTACGCGACCGAGAAGCGGCTCTCCAAGCACCCCGAGGAGTTCGGCAAGGGCGCCATCGAGGGCGTCGCCGGCCCGGAGGCCGCCAACAACGCCTCGGCCGCCGGCACCCTGGTGCCGCTGCTCGCGCTGGGCCTGCCGACCACGGCGACCGCCGCGATCATGCTGGTCGCGCTGCAGGGCTACGGCTTCCAGACCGGCCCGACCCTGATGGACGACCACCCCGACCTGGTGTGGGGGCTGCTCGCCAGCCTGTTCGTGGCCAATGCACTGCTGCTCGTGCTGAACCTGCCGATGGCGCCGCTGTGGGCCAAGCTGCTGCGGATCCCCCGCCCCTACCTGTACGCCGGCATCCTGTTCTTCGCCTCGCTCGGCGCCTACAGCGTCAACTTCCAGGCCTTCGACCTGGCGCTGCTGCTGGTGATCGGCGCACTCGGCTTCTTCATGCGCCGCTTCGGCGTCCCGGTGCTGCCGCTGATCATCGGCGTGATCCTCGGTCCCAAGCTCGAGGAGCAGCTCACCACCGCGCTGAAGATCTCCCAGGGCGACGTCAGCACGCTGTGGAGCGAGCCGGTCGCCGTCGTGGTCTACGTCGTGATCGCGCTGCTGCTCGTCGCGATGGCGTTCGCCGGCCTGCGCCGCCGGCCCGCCGAGCCCACCCACCCGCAGGACGAGAAGGAGCTGATCGAGCGATGAACCAGCCCGCGAGCATCGTGGTCGCCTACAGCGCGGACCGGTACGGCGAGGCCGCCCTCGAGCACGCCGCCGACCTGGCCCGCAAGGACCGCGCCCGGCTGGTCGTCGTCAACGCGACGCTCGGCAGCAGCCTGGTCGACGCCCGGTTCGCGCACGACGCGGACATCACCGCGCTGCGCGACCGGCTGGCCGCCGAGGGACTCGACGTCGTCGTACGTCACGACGTGGTCGAGGACGTCGCCGACGCCGTGGTCGCCACGGCCGACGAGGAGCAGGCGGCGTTGATCGTGGTCGGCATCCGGCACCGCACGCCGGTCGGCAAGCTGCTGCTGGGCAGCGTGGCC contains:
- a CDS encoding tripartite tricarboxylate transporter permease; the protein is MDLLLDGFQTALTPENLLFAALGVLLGTAVGVLPGIGPAMTLALLLPVTYSVGADSAIIMFAGIYYGGMYGGSTTSILLNTPGESSSVITAIEGNKMAKAGRAAQALATAAIGSFVAGSIATVLLWVVTPQVADIVVTLGSPSYFALMVLALFAVTAVLGSSKLRGFIALFLGLAIGLVGTSTGQARLTFGEPLLADGIDIVVVAVALFAVGEALWVAAHLRRKPLEIIPVGQPWMSREDWGRSWKPWLRGTAFGFPFGALPAGGAELPTFLSYATEKRLSKHPEEFGKGAIEGVAGPEAANNASAAGTLVPLLALGLPTTATAAIMLVALQGYGFQTGPTLMDDHPDLVWGLLASLFVANALLLVLNLPMAPLWAKLLRIPRPYLYAGILFFASLGAYSVNFQAFDLALLLVIGALGFFMRRFGVPVLPLIIGVILGPKLEEQLTTALKISQGDVSTLWSEPVAVVVYVVIALLLVAMAFAGLRRRPAEPTHPQDEKELIER
- a CDS encoding tripartite tricarboxylate transporter TctB family protein, with the protein product MSATTNQPTRLVDKAQYGLAAFLVLAGGYVLLDAAGLENGFADQPVQPHTLPYVVGAGLVLLGILLAVATARGDRPEAEEGEDVDLTQGTDVRTVGLLALVLVANIALIDLLGWAITGALLFAGSAVVLGSRSWVRDLAVGVALSVGSWYGFYVGLGIPIPAGILDGVL
- a CDS encoding PLP-dependent cysteine synthase family protein — encoded protein: MRYDSLLTSVGNTPLVGLPRLSAPFNAPGTPDGPRVRIWAKLEDRNPTGSIKDRPALKMIEEAEKDGTLRPGCTILEPTSGNTGISIAMAAKLKGYRTVFVMPENTSEERRQLLRMWGAEIVSSPAAGGSNEAVRVAKQMAAEHPDWVMLYQYGNAANALAHEEGTGPELLADLPSITHFVAGLGTTGTLMGVSRFFRRARPEVRIVAAEPRYGELVYGLRNLDEGFVPELYDAELIDSRFSVGPRDAVRRVRELLEMEGIFAGISTGAILHAALGQAAKAVKAGESADIAFVVADGGWKYLSTGAYEGTVDEAEDRLEGQLWA
- a CDS encoding MoaD family protein, yielding MAIEVRIPTILRTYTGGEKAVNADGATLSALIDSLEANHPGIKDRLIEGEDLRRFVNIYINDEDVRFIGSLDAALSDGDQVVILPAVAGGAR
- a CDS encoding Bug family tripartite tricarboxylate transporter substrate binding protein, with protein sequence MHRPGRALTALLVALALAVVASGCGVTRGSDDPSNRRLRMMIPNSVGGGYDLTGRAAARAMEDNDLTGRFEITNVQGASGTVAMQRLVNEKGADDLMMIMGLGVVGAVYTNKSSATPLKMTPIARLVEEQEGILVPADSPFETVDDLVAAWKKDPGGLTVGGGSSNGGPDHLFPMQLAAAIGVDPKQVNYIPYDGGGPLTTALLGAKIDVGMSGLGEFEGQIADGKLRVLAVSGAERLDGIDAPTLTEVGVDLVFTNWRGVLAPPGISAEQRAYLTELLTEMHDTAEWKDALEANGWTDNFATGKEFEDFLAEQDDRVADTLKELGLA
- a CDS encoding universal stress protein, producing MNQPASIVVAYSADRYGEAALEHAADLARKDRARLVVVNATLGSSLVDARFAHDADITALRDRLAAEGLDVVVRHDVVEDVADAVVATADEEQAALIVVGIRHRTPVGKLLLGSVAQRIILEAHCPVLAVKPAG
- a CDS encoding sensor histidine kinase, whose protein sequence is MNPLRWRRGELTLAAKVLLLQLLVIVVLLVAVGVLSIRQSNADFADERGAQMRSVAEYVAVQDFVRTALEGVRDGTELWQVTADLTSYAERGVRLSGATDVLVVGPDGIVLAATDASRVGKRAGIDVAAGRGGTVDVEAGGERRVAAYAPVIADLPGDNGAVGAIVAEAAYPSLGDQLAEAVPELGLFLGLGALLGLVGTWLVARVVRRSTRGLGTTELAHLADHREALLHAIREGVVGVGTDGRVTAMNDAARATLGLERGPDPVGRRVDELGLDPHVVALLTGEGAEVRDALALVGSRVVVFNRGDASSGGRGIGTVTTLRDRTELVSLQSQLSSNLSITDTLRAQTHEFDNRLHTISGLVQLGEYDEVAALVGTLTRHRAEVGERVAERLADPAVAALVVAKHAVAEERGVALELDPGSRLPALDPDESADLTTVLGNLVDNAVDACAGRPDPLVEVWIHADDRTVHLRVRDHGPGIPDELRDAIFVRGFSTKEEVLGGRGIGLPLVRLICAQRGGEVVVDDAGLADGSGAEFRVVLPISGAVGQDGRP
- a CDS encoding DUF3152 domain-containing protein, which produces MTRVLLGLALALSAALAIPAAPAVADDPPPLVQVQPASYDGARRFGRTLVADPGAWSPAPERVGYQWLRDGVPIPGAVGRRHEIAPEDVGHRLDVTVVVGATGYADTAAGLPVGRVKHRVPVRRTVRYEVRTRGSLGGVDLAQARGLVQETYDDPRGWRGRGVRFKQVRRGGAFTLWLAQARLVPAFSGACSAQWSCRVGRNVIINLDRWRGASPAWREAGLALRDYQHMVVNHETGHWLGYGHASCPRRGALAPVMMQQSKGTAGCRFNPWPTPAELRRR
- a CDS encoding acyl-CoA desaturase → MTAIDERPQPPTPRATMGGDTQGFWERFALGLFIAVPFVAFLAAIPVAWGGWLGWSDVAITFVMYALTLHGITVGFHRLFTHKSFKPNRAVKVTLAVLGSMAIEGPVIRWVADHRKHHKYSDKDGDPHSPWRYGNSLRGLTKGFVWAHVGWLFDPEQTPIDKYAPDLAKDRDLIRISRLFWLWVLTSILLPPVLGGLLTWSWQGALTAFFWGTVVRIGLIHHVTWSINSICHTLGERPFASRDFSGNVWWLAIPSGGESWHNLHHADPTSARHGVKRFQLDTSARVIWVLEKLGWVRDVRWPTAERIRAKSVTSAG
- a CDS encoding Mov34/MPN/PAD-1 family protein, with translation MLRIDQATYDAIVGHAKRDHPVEACGMVAGPIGSDRPARLIEMVNAAGSPTFYEYDSTDLFQLYKEMDERDEEPVVIYHSHSATEAYPSVTDINLAGEPGAHYVLVSTREHGNNPGPVEFRSYRIVDGVVTEEEVVVAGANEAAEETS
- a CDS encoding response regulator — translated: MSRTLRVLVVDDDFMVARIHGRFVEQTDGFEVAGTARTGAEALELAAALLPDLVLLDVHLPDLSGLEVLERLRVQSREQGRDVAVVMVTAERGAAAVRAALHGGALQYLVKPFEYADLADRLRRVATTLATLPDGGEREEEVDQATIDRAFGAGRAAVVPQGLPKGLSAETADLVLEAARAAGEISASETADAVGLSRVTARRYLEHFVDTGAAEVRLRYGGTGRPERRYRVTA